The nucleotide sequence TCGGTGGCGGGCCCGGTCTCGGGCAGCGGCGCAACGGGTGGGCGGACGGGCCGGCGTACATCACGCAGTGCCCGATCCAGCCCGGGCGGAGCTACGTGTACGACTTCACCGTCGCCGGGCAGCGCGGCACGCTGTGGTGGCACGCGCACCTCTCCTGGCTCCGCGTGCACCTCTACGGGCCTCTCCTCATCCTCCCCGAGCTCGGCGTGCCCTACCCCTTCGCCGCCCCCTACAAGGAGGTGCCCATCATGTTCGGTACGTGCGTGCTTTGTTCGGGATCTTACAGctgttttttttttgaggggatGCTCAATTGCTCATTGGAATGGATGTTGGCAGGCGAGTGGTTCAAGGCCGATACGGAGTCGGTGATCAGCCAGGCCCTTCAGACTGGCGCTGGCCCAAATGTCTCCGACGCCTACACTTTCAATGGGCTCCCCGGCCCAACTTATAACTGCTCATCCAAAGGTACTTTTACTTCTCTCCCAAATCATCAACATGGCGGGCCTGCAAGCCCACAAGTTAATAAAGCTAGTCGTCTACTTATTTTCTGAATACCCCTAAATAAACTTATTTTCTGAATGGAAATGTCTGCAACTGAAATGCACGTGCCAGACACGTACACGCTGAAGGTGCGGCCCGGGAGGACGTACATGCTCCGGCTCATCAACTCGGCGCTCAACGACGAGCTCTTCTTCGGCATCGCCAACCACACGCTCACCGTCGTCGAGGCGGATGCCAACTACGTCAAGCCCTTCACCGTCAGCACGCTCGTCATCTCGCCGGGGCAGACCATGAACGTGCTGCTCACCACGTCCGCCAGCCCTTCGTCCCAGGCCTTCGCCATGGGCATCGCGCCGTACACCAACACCCAGGGCACGTTCGACAACACCACCCCGCCCCCCGgcacgccgccccgccgccgccgagctccgCCCAGAGCCTCCCCCTGCCGGCCCTGCCGCGGTACAACGACACCAACGCCGTGGCCAGGTTCACGAGCAACTTCCGCAGCCTCGCGAGCGCGCAGTACCCGGCGCGCGTGCCGCGGGCCGTGGACCGGCACGTCCTGTTCACCGTCGGCCTCGGCACCGACCCGTGCCCGTCCAACCAGACGTGCCAGGGCCCCAACGGCACCAAGTTCGCCGCGTCCATCAACAACAACTCCTTCGTCCGGCCCAGGACCGCGCTCCTCGAGGCGCACTACCGGCGCCGCTACGCCGGCGTGCTCATGGCCAACTTCCCGACCACGCCGCCGCACGGCACGTCCTGTTCACCGTCGGCCTCGGCACCGACCCGTGCCCGTCCAACCAGACGTGCCAGGGCCCCAACGGCACCAAGTTCGCCGCGTCCATCAACAACAACTCCTTCGTCCGGCCCAGGACCGCGCTCCTCGAGGCGCACTACCGGCGCCGCTACGCCGGCGTGCTCATGGCCAACTTCCCGACCACGCCGCCGCACCCGTTCAACTACACCGGCACGCCGCCCAACAACACGTTCGTCGCCCACGGCACGAGGGTGGTGCCGCTCAAGTTCAACACCTCGGTGGAGCTGGTGATGCAGGGCACCGCCATCCAGGGCGCCGAGAGCCACCCCCTGCACATGCACGGCTTCAACTTCTTCGTGGTCGGGCAAGGGTTCGGCAACTACGACCCCATCAACGATCCGGCCAAGTACAACCTCGTCGACCCCGTCGAGCGGAACACCGTCAGCGTGCCCGCCGCCGGCTGGGTCGCCGTGCGGTTCCTCGCCGACAACCCAGGTAATCTTTATTCGACACTTGTTGGCATGCTTGACTTGCCTGTACTCTTGTTTACTCGGCAGTGGCCAATGTCGACTAATTCGATGTGCATCCATCCATATGTGCGGCAGGTGTGTGGCTTATGCACTGCCACTTCGACGTCCACTTGAGCTGGGGCCTCTCCATGGCGTGGATGGTCGACGACGGGCCGCTGCCCAATCAAAAGATGTTGCCTCCGCCGTCCGATCTTCCGAAATGCTGATGACTCGTACAAGGGCGAAGATCTGCGCATGATTTCTTGCCTGCCGACCGCATTTCTATCTTCATGTTCGACGTACCAACTACCAACTCCTTGATCTGGACTGTTTAATTTGTACTGTTGTGCTGATTTTCTGGGAAGTCACTGGACTTTGTTTCCACGCACTTGAATTCCCGTTTTGAATCCGAATAAGAAGTGACAAACTGTTTTTTCTTGGACACCTTTTCTTGGTGTGTACACCCCATGTAATATGAGTTACCACCTCTTGATCACTTATAGTATCCCAAACATCCGACTGCATTATAACCAAATCATACATTTACTTAATCTTCTGCTACTGTTTTTACTTTTTGGGGGATAAAGGTGCATTTTGCGAAGAATGAACTTCATAAAGTAGGTTGTAGACATGGACAATTAGACTGCTGGTATGAATAATTGAGGATTAACTAGGACATTCATTACGGCCTATGGCGGCGTCTACGATGATTGTTTATTCCTTTATCATGAGTTAGTGACGTTTCCATTGATTTTGTCCTAGGGGAGACAATATGGCGCACATGCTTTAGCTAGTAAGTCGGGAAATTCTAGCCCTTCTGTTTGGCAAGAGGAATCTCTTGAATTTCT is from Triticum urartu cultivar G1812 unplaced genomic scaffold, Tu2.1 TuUngrouped_contig_5507, whole genome shotgun sequence and encodes:
- the LOC125529309 gene encoding LOW QUALITY PROTEIN: putative laccase-5 (The sequence of the model RefSeq protein was modified relative to this genomic sequence to represent the inferred CDS: inserted 1 base in 1 codon; added 428 bases not found in genome assembly) → MYAGPSAHPLRSCRSPCQWNETLRLMWLWTVTTSLASRRNQATQMGAPRGLRRHAAASACPLLAFAVLLALPGLAAGAVTRRYTFNVGMTSVTRLCGTKSIPTVNGQFPGPRLDAREGDRLVVTVHNHMSRNVSFHWHGLRQLRNGWADGPAYITQCPIQPGRSYVYDFTVAGQRGTLWWHAHLSWLRVHLYGPLLILPELGVPYPFAAPYKEVPIMFGEWFKADTESVISQALQTGAGPNVSDAYTFNGLPGPTYNCSSKDTYTLKVRPGRTYMLRLINSALNDELFFGIANHTLTVVEADANYVKPFTVSTLVISPGQTMNVLLTTSASPSSQAFAMGIAPYTNTQGTFDNTTXAPRHAAPPPPSSAQSLPLPALPRYNDTNAVARFTSNFRSLASAQYPARVPRAVDRHVLFTVGLGTDPCPSNQTCQGPNGTKFAASINNNSFVRPRTALLEAHYRRRYAGVLAGVLMANFPTTPPHPFNYTGTPPNNTFVAHGTRVVPLKFNTSVELVMQGTAIQGAESHPLHMHGFNFFVVGQGFGNYDPINDPAKYNLVDPVERNTVSVPAAGWVAVRFLADNPGVWLMHCHFDVHLSWGLSMAWMVDDGPLPNQKMLPPPSDLPKC